GCAGAAGCCCCAACTTCTCCCGGGATCAACGACAAATTTTCTACTCCATACCAGTTATTTTCTACACAATACGCAACAAAATCGTCCCAGATTACACCGGAACCAACTTTGAGCCATATAAAATCATCTGTTTCTTTTATTTTTTCGATGGATTTTATGTTGGAATGTAAAATTACACCGTCAAAATCATTCAAAAACAGTAAATTGCTTCCTCCTCCGATATGAAAAAACTTATTTTTTAGAAGAATTTCAGATTGCAATATTGCTTTCAACTCCTCTACGGAATTATATTCAGTAAAATATTTTGTTTTTACATCAATACCAAATGTGTTGTATGGCTTTAACGATATGTTTTGTTCAAATTTCATTTTACTTAAGCTTCTCATCAATAAATGATATGATTTTTTCTTCTTCCTCAGGATGAAACCAATGAATTTCAGTATCTCGATTGAACCAAGTTAGTTGCCGTTTTGCATAGTGGCGGCTATCTTGCTTTATCATATTTACGGCAAAATCAAGTGTCCAGTCTCCATCCAAATATTTATATAATTCTTTGTATCCTACAGTGTTAAGTGTATTTAAGTGTTTGTAAGGATAAAGCGGGCGAGCTTCGTCAAGTAATCCTTGCTGCATCATCATGTCCACACGTTGATTGATACGTTCGTAAAGCTCTGTTCGTGGGCGATTTAATCCAATTTTGATAATATTGAAATCACGTTGTTTTCGATGTCCGGTTCGAAATTCCGAAAACGTTTTTCCGGTTTGCGTACAAATTTCCAACGCATGCAAAATTCGTTTCGGATTTTTTAAATCCACTTCCGAATAATGTTTCTCGTCCAATCTTTTCAACTCGTTTTGAATAAATTCCAATCCTTTTTCGGCATATTCTTTTTGCCAAAATCTACGGATTTCAGATTTTACTTGCGGAATATTATCCATGCCGTTACAAACGGCATCAATATACATCATCGAACCACCTACTAATAAAACAACATCGTGCATTTTGAATAATTTATTCAACAATTTGATAGCGTCTTCTTCATATCGTCCTGCACTGTAGGTGTCAAAAATAGAATGTGTTCCGATGAAATAATGTTTTACGCGCTTAAATTCTTCTTCAGCAGGAGCGGCTGTTCCTATTTTCAATTCTTTAAAAATCTGACGAGAATCGGAGGAAATTATCGGACAACGATATTTCTCAGCCAAATGCAAACTGATGTCGGTTTTACCAACACCGGTAGGGCCTAATATTACAATAAGTGTTTTCAATTTTAAAAATAGAAGTTTGAAGTCAAAAGATCGAAGAAAGCATCTTGTTTCCCTGCCTGCCACAACAGGTTATTTTTTTAGGCATTAAAACTAAAAAACAGAAAATCCCTTATATACAAAGCAATCTTCTGTTTTCTAAATATGTATAAAATTTTTGTTGAAGATTTTTAATCTTCAGTAAATAAACTTCCGTCATCAAAAGTCAAATCGCCGAAACCTTCTTCATCTAATTCATCTATGTCAAAATCTTCGTCCCCATAAAAATTTTCATCGCTTGCAGTGGGAGCACTTTTTTGTACGATGTTCATAAAATCTTCTTGTTCGGAAATTTGTTTAGGCGCTTTTCCTTTTGAAACCTTACAAACCGGCTCGTCCAAATCTTTTCCGGGAATCATTTCAGTAAGTTCGATAAAGAAAGCTCTTTCCGAAACCATATCGAAAACATACAATAGTTTTTGTTTTTCGTCTGTCAACATTTCGTCCAATATGGTATCTTCCATAACCAAATTATCGTATTCTGAACTGGACTCCATTTCAATCAACGTGATTTCCTGTTCTTTTTCCCAGTCATCGTTACAAAGGAAAAACGATGTCATTTGATTTTTTTCATAATCTACCGAATCCAAAATAGCGCTGTGAAGATCGAGAAATGTTGCTTCAGAGTCTATTTCGATTACTCGAAGAAAATTATCAACTTCGTCGGAAATAATTGTAAATTTAAAAATCATAATGGTTTTTTGAGTGTGTTAGTTTTTCGATGTAAAAATACAAATTTATTTGATTATGAAAAAAATGTTTGATTGAAAAATAAAAAAAGAGCTTGAAATTAATTTTCAAACTCTTTTCCAATCTATTTAATTATAAACTTTATTTCTTCAGCTTTTCTTCAATCTCCATTACGTTTTGACGGAAGAATTTATCTGTATCCATCAAATCTTCCACTTTTTTGCAAGCGTGAAGCACGGTAGCGTGATCACGCTGACCAATATAGCTTCCAATGGCAGAAAGTGAATTTTTTGTCAATCGTTTTGAGAAATACATAGCAATTTGGCGTGCCTGAACTACTTCCAATTTACGTGATTTGGTAGAAATAGATTCCACTGAAAGTTTGAAATAATCGCAAACAACCTGACGAATTTGTTCCATTGTATTCACTTTAGGAGTGATAGTAACAATTCTGCTCACCACTTTTTCCGCCAGTTGTAAATCAATGGGTTTATTAGTAAGTGTAGAATGTGCCAGTAACGAAACCAGTACGCCTTCCAAATCGCGTACGTTATCAATAACATTGTCTGCAATAAAATCCACTACGTTTTCCGGAATTTCCAAACCGTCGCGGTAAATTTTATTTTTCAGAATATTTTTTCGTAGTTCAAAGTCAGGTTTTTCAATTTCGCACGAAAGCCCCCATTTGAAACGTGTAAGTAAACGCGGCTCCATTCCTTCCATATTCATTGGAGAACGGTCGGCTGTAAGAATAAGTTGTTTTCCCGTTTGATGCAAATGGTTGAAAATATGGAAAAACGTGTTTTGTGTGGCGGTTTTTCCTGCAAATTCCTGAATATCGTCCATTATCAGCACGTCAATAGTTTGATAAAAATTCAGAAAATCGTTTTGGGTGTTATTTCTAACAGCATCGGTATATTGAATTAAAAATGTATTGGCAGAAACGTAAAGAACGCGCTTTTGCGAATCGTGTTTTTTTGTCAGTACCCCAATAGCGTTTGCCAAATGAGTTTTTCCAACGCCTGAAACTCCATATACAAAAAGCGGATTGAAAACGGTTTTTCCCGGATTACCTGAAATACTTAACCCCGCAGTGCGAGCTAATTGATTGCTTTTTCCTTCAATAAGAGTGTCAAAATTATAGGTTGGATTTAACTGTGGGTCAATTTCAGGTAATTGTCTGCGTTGATAAGGGGAAATAATGATTTTTTCCGCTCCGTTTTTAGATATTAAATCTATATTTGCGAATGATTCGTTTGAACTGGGTATTTGTGTGCCTTTCCCGCTTGATTTATCAATGAGTACGCGATATTCCAATTTTGTACCTTTTCCCACTACGCGAGCTAGTGTCATTCCCAATAAATCGATGTATTTTTCTTCGATATATTCTACAAAAAACTGACTTGGAACTTGAACTACAAATATATTTTCTTTAAAACTAATAGCTTGAATAGGGGCAAACCACGTTTTATACGACACTTCCGGGATATTATCGCGGATAATATTCAAACATTCGTTCCACAACTGCTCGTGATTCCTCATTGTAAAAAATAAATGATAATTTTAGATAAAAAAATCGACTCAGCGTCGAAAAATGGATAAAAACAATCTTAATATAAATGAAAACGCCTTTAGGTTTGTATGTAAGGGCTAATTTTCTATTTTACAAATATCAAAATTATTTTTATGAAAAAAAAATAGATTATTTTTTTCAATCAAAAAAATAATGTAAAATGCTGATTATTAGTNATTTATTATAATTGACTGATAATTAATGTATTGGATTTGTAACATGTTTGAATTATATTGATAATAAAGCAATTAATAATTCATAAGTAAAAATGGTAATTTTTTGCAAATGGAAACGTATTTATTTGTTTTTTAGGACGTTTTAATGTTAAAAAAAATATTTTCCTGGTTTTTGTATTTTAGAATGATTCTAAATAATATACGATGATTATCTTTTTAATAAAGAAAAAAATCTTAATTTACCGATTTATTTTATAGACGTCCTTTTCCCATTCTTAAAAGCCACTACGAAGCATTGTGGAAACTTCTTCACTATTTTTGTACGCAGCCGATTGGCTTCTTGTAAGGAAGAACATTCTCCATAAGTATATTTGTATAATCCGTTTTCTTTATAATTTTCTACATTTTTCAATCCTTTTAATTCCGGGTCATTTTTTCCGAGTTTTTCTTTCATTGCCAGAATTTGTACTTTATAAACAATTTTATCTGTATTTGTAGATTGTGAGACGATAATGTTTTCCTTTTCACTGTCAGAATCGTTAGGATTAACGCTTACTTGTTGGGAATTTTCGGATTGTGTATCCGCAGTTTCTTTTACGTTGTCTTTCGCAGAAATTTCATTACTTTGTTCTTGCTGATAAAAATCTTCATCTTTGATAGTGGTATTTTTACCTGATTTTTTATCATGGTCTTTTTTATAAATCAAAAATGCTTTGTATAAAGCAGCGGCAATTTCTTTTTGTCCTATAAAGGAGTTTAAATAACTTTCTTCTGTTTTATTTGAAATAAATCCCATTTCAACTAAAACACTGGGGCAAGCAGATTTGTACAATACCCAAAAACCTGCTTGTTGCACACCACGATTATATCGCCCGGCTTTTACAAATTCTTTTTGTATACTGGAAGCCAATTGTACACTTCTATCCAAATATTTATCTTGCATAAAATCAAACATAATGTAGGAATCTACCGAACGCGGGTCAAAACCTTGATAGCGTGTTTTGTAATCGTCTTCGAGCAGCATTACGGAGTTTTCACGCATTGCTACTTCAAGATTTCCTTCCGTGCGGCTGCCGCTGGCTCTTAAGGTGTACGTTTCGGTACCTCGAGCTGAGGAATTGTTGTTGGCGTTGGTGTGTATACAGAAAAAAACATCGGCATTGTTTTTATTTACAATATCGGCACGTTCTTGAAGAGTGAGAAAAAAATCCGATTTGCGTGTGTAAACAACTTTTACTTCCGGATGCTTTTCTTCTATCATTTTTCCAAAAAGCAATGAAACGGAAAGATTTAAATCTTTTTCTCTTGAATAATTTCCCACCGCGCCTGTATCGTGTCCTCCGTGTCCAGCATCTATAACTATGGTAAAAGGTTTTGCAGAAACATTTTCAATGGAAAATATTAAAAGAAAAATAAATGAGCTGAAAAATAAATAAAAGTATTTCATCGTTCTTTTCATAACAAAATCAAAATTAAATTAAGATTTGGATATAAAATATAGTTTGATATCTGTTTTATATTTTTAAAATCACGCAAAAATACGAATTTTATTGCACTCTAAGGTATGTAATGAGTTCTAAAATATCAAATTATTCATAAAAAAACGTATAAATGCAATATTGACGTGTTTTTTTAATTAAATTTGCACGAATAATTTTTATCAAGTTGAAACTACGTAAAATGCTTTTTCGCAAGTATTTAAATAACATCAGATTTTTAACCTTCCTTATTTTATTGTTTTGTTTGTTTGGCGCATTTCCTATTTCTGCTCAACAAGCTAAACCAAATTCTATATCTACACAAAATACTCAACTTGTCGATAGCCAAAAAGTAGCGCTCGATAAAAAAGACTCCACTAACACGCAATCAAAAACCAATCCAAATCAAATAGACAGTGAGATTTCTTACACGGCGAACGATTCTATTGTGTTTTTTGGAAACGGAACGGGTCTTTTATATGGGAAAAGTGACATAACTTACAAAAAAATAAATCTTAAAGCAGATTATGTCCGTGTAAAAATGGACAGCAGTATGATTTTTGCCAAAGGAAGATTAGATTCTTTAGGCGTTTTACAGGGAAATCCGGAGTTTTCGGAAGGAGAAAATGAACCCTATTCAGCAAAAGAATTAACGTATAATCTAAAAACCAAAAAGGGATTTATTCGTCAAGCTGTAACACAGCAGGGTGAAGCATATATTTTGAGCGACAAAACAAAAAAAACTGAAAACGATGAACTTTGCTTATCCGATGGAAAATATACCACTTGCGATGATCACGAACATCCTCATTTTTATTTAAGTTTATCGAATGCTAAAGTGAAGCCGGGCAGTTATATTGCAACCGGTCCCGCTCATATGGTTTTATTGGATATCCCGTTGCCATTGTATATTCCGTTTGGATATTTTCCTTTCAATTCAAAATATTCTTCCGGTATAGAAACGCCTAATTTGGAAACAGACAATACCCGCGGTTATGGATTAACAAACGGAGGTTATTATTTTGCTATTAGCGATTACATGGATTTGGACATAAGAGGCGATGTTTATACGCGTGGCACTTGGGGATTAAATATTACTTCAACTTACCTGAAAAGGTATAAGTACACCGGAAATGTCGGTATTTCATACAGGGAAGATGTAACGGGAGAACCTGATTTGGATAATTACAGTAAAGTGAAAAATTTAAATATCCGTTGGTCGCATTCGCAAAATCCGAAAGTAAATCCTTTTAGAACTCTTTCTGCCAGTGTGAATTTTTCTACCAGTGGTTATAACAGAAGCAATATAAACAGCTATTATTCGCCTATTAATGCCGAAAACACGAAAAGTTCGAGTGTGTCTTTTTCACAGCGTTTTCCAAACAATCCTTTTTCTATTTCCGGTTCTATGTTGATTAACCAACAAACACGGGATTCGATGATTAGTCTCACTCTGCCAAATCTTTCTATATCTATGAGCCGTATTTTTCCTTTCAAAAGAAAAAATGCAATTGGAAATGAAAGGTGGTATGAAAAAATATCCATGTCGTATTCGGGTACTTTGTCAAATAGTATAAACACAAAAGAATATAAACTTTTACATTCCTCTTTTTCAAAAGATTGGCGTAACGGAATGCAACATAGTATACCTATTTCCGCTTCATTTAATATATTAAAATACATCACATTTACAACATCTGCTAATTACAATGAACGTTGGTCTTTAAGCTCATTTAAAAAATCGTGGAATTGGAATGAAAGGACCAAGCAAGGTAAAGAAGTTATAGATACTCTTTACGGTTTTTATCGTAACTATAATTTTAATCTTGGAGTTTCAGCCAATACCACATTATATGGATTTTACACTCCTATCCCTGCCATTTTTGGGGATAAAATACAAAAAATCCGTCATGTAATAACTCCGAGTATTGGATTTGGATATAATCCGGATTTTAGCGATCCTTTTTGGGGATTTTGGGATTCATACGTTCGTACCAGACAAGTAACAGATGCGGAGGGAAATACAACCATTGTAGTAGATCAAGTTCATTATTCGAAATATCAAGGAACAATGTATGGTGGTCCCGGGCAAGGAAAATCAGGAAGTATCAACTTCTCGCTGGGGAATAATTTGGAAATGAAAGTAAAAAATCCTAAAGATACTACCAATGTAAATGCCACAAAAATTATAAGTTTAATAGATAATTTTTCGGTGAGCGGAAGTTATAATATGGCAACAGATTCAATGAACTGGTCAAATTTTGGAACTACGCTCCGGTTAAAGTTTGGGAAATCATATAGTGTAAATTTAAGCGCGTCTTTTGATCCTTATATGTGGGGCTTATCAAAGAGTGATGGAAAAACACCGGTACGAATCAACGAGCTTCGATGGAATCATGGAAAATTCCCACGATTTTTAGGAACGGGAACTTCATTTTCTTATACACTCTCAAATCAAACATTTAAAAAGAAGACAAGTAAAAAAAATGAAAATGATAATGCAAATTTACCAAATAATGTAAACGGTGAGGATGGGAATTTTAAAGATGAAAATGTGAACGATGTATTGCAAGGTAATGATAAAACTCAAGCAAATAAAGAAATGGAAAAAGATGCTGACGGCTATGATAAAATTAACATACCTTGGAGTTTATCGCTTAATTACACCGTCCGTTACGGTGATAATACTTCTCTGGCTGCGTTTGATTATAAAAAAATGGAGTATAAACGCAAACTTACTCATAATATTGGCGTTTCCGGGAATCTTCAACTTACTCCGGGGTGGCAAATAAACGGGACTACATCTTATGATTTTAATGCTAAGCAGTTTAGTTATACGATGTTTAATATTACCAGGAATCTTCACTGCTGGACACTTACAGGGAGTATGGTTCCATTTGGTCCGTATAAAACATACAGCTTCCGTATTGGGGTGAATTCCAGTATGTTACAAGACTTGAAGTATGAAAAACAAGGAAATAGAGGAAGTAGCCAAAACAATATTGTATGGTATTGAGTTATATTGGCATTGAGAATTAAAAAAGACAGGCAATCGCTTGTGTTAAAAATAAATACAAACATAATTAAAAACAAAAATAGAATGAAAATTA
The genomic region above belongs to uncultured Paludibacter sp. and contains:
- the dnaA gene encoding Chromosomal replication initiator protein DnaA gives rise to the protein MRNHEQLWNECLNIIRDNIPEVSYKTWFAPIQAISFKENIFVVQVPSQFFVEYIEEKYIDLLGMTLARVVGKGTKLEYRVLIDKSSGKGTQIPSSNESFANIDLISKNGAEKIIISPYQRRQLPEIDPQLNPTYNFDTLIEGKSNQLARTAGLSISGNPGKTVFNPLFVYGVSGVGKTHLANAIGVLTKKHDSQKRVLYVSANTFLIQYTDAVRNNTQNDFLNFYQTIDVLIMDDIQEFAGKTATQNTFFHIFNHLHQTGKQLILTADRSPMNMEGMEPRLLTRFKWGLSCEIEKPDFELRKNILKNKIYRDGLEIPENVVDFIADNVIDNVRDLEGVLVSLLAHSTLTNKPIDLQLAEKVVSRIVTITPKVNTMEQIRQVVCDYFKLSVESISTKSRKLEVVQARQIAMYFSKRLTKNSLSAIGSYIGQRDHATVLHACKKVEDLMDTDKFFRQNVMEIEEKLKK
- a CDS encoding conserved hypothetical protein (Evidence 4 : Unknown function but conserved in other organisms); the protein is MIFKFTIISDEVDNFLRVIEIDSEATFLDLHSAILDSVDYEKNQMTSFFLCNDDWEKEQEITLIEMESSSEYDNLVMEDTILDEMLTDEKQKLLYVFDMVSERAFFIELTEMIPGKDLDEPVCKVSKGKAPKQISEQEDFMNIVQKSAPTASDENFYGDEDFDIDELDEEGFGDLTFDDGSLFTED
- the miaA gene encoding tRNA dimethylallyltransferase 1; translation: MAGRETRCFLRSFDFKLLFLKLKTLIVILGPTGVGKTDISLHLAEKYRCPIISSDSRQIFKELKIGTAAPAEEEFKRVKHYFIGTHSIFDTYSAGRYEEDAIKLLNKLFKMHDVVLLVGGSMMYIDAVCNGMDNIPQVKSEIRRFWQKEYAEKGLEFIQNELKRLDEKHYSEVDLKNPKRILHALEICTQTGKTFSEFRTGHRKQRDFNIIKIGLNRPRTELYERINQRVDMMMQQGLLDEARPLYPYKHLNTLNTVGYKELYKYLDGDWTLDFAVNMIKQDSRHYAKRQLTWFNRDTEIHWFHPEEEEKIISFIDEKLK
- a CDS encoding conserved exported hypothetical protein (Evidence 4 : Unknown function but conserved in other organisms) is translated as MLFRKYLNNIRFLTFLILLFCLFGAFPISAQQAKPNSISTQNTQLVDSQKVALDKKDSTNTQSKTNPNQIDSEISYTANDSIVFFGNGTGLLYGKSDITYKKINLKADYVRVKMDSSMIFAKGRLDSLGVLQGNPEFSEGENEPYSAKELTYNLKTKKGFIRQAVTQQGEAYILSDKTKKTENDELCLSDGKYTTCDDHEHPHFYLSLSNAKVKPGSYIATGPAHMVLLDIPLPLYIPFGYFPFNSKYSSGIETPNLETDNTRGYGLTNGGYYFAISDYMDLDIRGDVYTRGTWGLNITSTYLKRYKYTGNVGISYREDVTGEPDLDNYSKVKNLNIRWSHSQNPKVNPFRTLSASVNFSTSGYNRSNINSYYSPINAENTKSSSVSFSQRFPNNPFSISGSMLINQQTRDSMISLTLPNLSISMSRIFPFKRKNAIGNERWYEKISMSYSGTLSNSINTKEYKLLHSSFSKDWRNGMQHSIPISASFNILKYITFTTSANYNERWSLSSFKKSWNWNERTKQGKEVIDTLYGFYRNYNFNLGVSANTTLYGFYTPIPAIFGDKIQKIRHVITPSIGFGYNPDFSDPFWGFWDSYVRTRQVTDAEGNTTIVVDQVHYSKYQGTMYGGPGQGKSGSINFSLGNNLEMKVKNPKDTTNVNATKIISLIDNFSVSGSYNMATDSMNWSNFGTTLRLKFGKSYSVNLSASFDPYMWGLSKSDGKTPVRINELRWNHGKFPRFLGTGTSFSYTLSNQTFKKKTSKKNENDNANLPNNVNGEDGNFKDENVNDVLQGNDKTQANKEMEKDADGYDKINIPWSLSLNYTVRYGDNTSLAAFDYKKMEYKRKLTHNIGVSGNLQLTPGWQINGTTSYDFNAKQFSYTMFNITRNLHCWTLTGSMVPFGPYKTYSFRIGVNSSMLQDLKYEKQGNRGSSQNNIVWY
- a CDS encoding N-acetylmuramoyl-L-alanine amidase, encoding MKRTMKYFYLFFSSFIFLLIFSIENVSAKPFTIVIDAGHGGHDTGAVGNYSREKDLNLSVSLLFGKMIEEKHPEVKVVYTRKSDFFLTLQERADIVNKNNADVFFCIHTNANNNSSARGTETYTLRASGSRTEGNLEVAMRENSVMLLEDDYKTRYQGFDPRSVDSYIMFDFMQDKYLDRSVQLASSIQKEFVKAGRYNRGVQQAGFWVLYKSACPSVLVEMGFISNKTEESYLNSFIGQKEIAAALYKAFLIYKKDHDKKSGKNTTIKDEDFYQQEQSNEISAKDNVKETADTQSENSQQVSVNPNDSDSEKENIIVSQSTNTDKIVYKVQILAMKEKLGKNDPELKGLKNVENYKENGLYKYTYGECSSLQEANRLRTKIVKKFPQCFVVAFKNGKRTSIK